One stretch of Shewanella sp. Arc9-LZ DNA includes these proteins:
- a CDS encoding mechanosensitive ion channel family protein: MDLSVLDKFWQLIDEKLQGWLEAGIKHLPNFIVAFLLAMFFGLLAKYVGRVVRKVLHKTLESEQIADLLSSIIKMLVLLTGLFIALEFLGLTGTVTSLLAGAGIIGLALGFAFQDMAENLIAGIAMGIRKPFQIGDVVEAGDVFGTVKTINLRNTLVETFFGQIEVIPNKILFRNVLTNYTVTGVRRIVVPVGISYADDPEKAAGVIEEAINACDFVIKKEQTAVFAEGFADSCINLVVWFWIDYPGDTGFMKARHTAVVEIKKALEKADILIPFPIRTLDFGAKGGEKLNTMLPEKKSEEKSEEESADSQKPSSSENEK; the protein is encoded by the coding sequence ATGGACCTCTCTGTATTAGACAAATTCTGGCAGCTAATTGACGAAAAATTACAAGGCTGGCTAGAAGCTGGCATTAAACACTTGCCGAATTTTATAGTCGCCTTTCTATTAGCCATGTTTTTTGGCTTACTGGCTAAATATGTTGGTAGAGTCGTTCGAAAAGTGCTTCATAAAACCTTAGAGTCTGAACAAATTGCCGATCTACTTTCATCAATTATCAAGATGCTGGTGCTGTTGACAGGGCTATTTATCGCCCTAGAGTTTTTAGGATTAACCGGTACTGTAACGTCACTCTTAGCTGGCGCAGGTATTATTGGCCTAGCACTTGGTTTTGCTTTTCAAGACATGGCAGAGAATCTTATTGCTGGTATTGCGATGGGTATTCGTAAGCCATTTCAAATTGGCGATGTGGTTGAGGCAGGAGATGTGTTTGGCACCGTAAAAACCATTAATTTGCGTAACACATTAGTCGAAACGTTTTTTGGCCAAATAGAAGTTATTCCAAATAAAATCTTGTTTCGAAACGTACTCACAAATTATACGGTTACAGGGGTCAGGCGCATCGTAGTACCCGTGGGTATTTCTTACGCAGACGACCCAGAGAAGGCAGCTGGAGTTATTGAAGAAGCGATAAACGCTTGTGATTTTGTTATCAAAAAAGAACAAACTGCCGTGTTTGCTGAGGGGTTTGCAGACAGCTGTATAAACTTAGTAGTCTGGTTCTGGATCGATTACCCAGGTGACACTGGCTTTATGAAAGCTCGACATACGGCGGTTGTAGAAATTAAAAAAGCGCTAGAAAAAGCGGATATCTTAATTCCATTTCCTATCAGAACATTGGATTTTGGCGCCAAAGGCGGTGAGAAGCTCAATACCATGTTGCCGGAAAAAAAGTCAGAAGAAAAGTCAGAAGAAGAATCAGCAGACTCACAGAAGCCATCATCGTCTGAAAATGAAAAGTAA
- the ruvB gene encoding Holliday junction branch migration DNA helicase RuvB has translation MIEADRLIQPQVQGQDELIDRAMRPKMLDEYTGQDDTRAQLKVFIQAAINRREALDHMLIFGPPGLGKTTLAMIVANEMGVNIKSTSGPVLEKAGDLAALLTNLEEGDVLFIDEIHRLSPVVEEILYPAMEDYQLDIMIGDGPAARSIKLDLPPFTLIGATTRAGALTSPLRARFGIPLRLEFYNVKDLTTIVTRSANVMELEIDQQGAIEIAKRSRGTPRIANRLLRRVRDYAEVKHDGKVTQKVAEYALDLLDVDEQGFDYLDRKLLLAIIDKFMGGPVGLDNLAAAIGEDRETIEDVLEPFLIQQGFIQRTPRGRIASQRAYDHFSLVRPEKA, from the coding sequence ATGATTGAAGCTGATCGCCTAATCCAACCGCAGGTACAAGGTCAAGATGAACTGATTGATCGTGCTATGCGCCCTAAAATGTTGGATGAGTATACCGGTCAAGATGATACTCGAGCGCAGCTTAAGGTTTTTATTCAAGCAGCGATAAATCGCCGTGAAGCCCTCGATCACATGCTGATTTTCGGTCCTCCAGGATTAGGTAAAACAACGTTAGCGATGATTGTGGCTAATGAAATGGGCGTGAATATCAAATCCACTTCTGGCCCTGTGCTTGAAAAAGCCGGTGATTTAGCGGCATTGTTAACCAATCTTGAAGAAGGTGATGTGCTGTTTATCGATGAAATTCATCGTTTAAGCCCTGTAGTGGAAGAGATCCTTTATCCGGCGATGGAAGATTACCAACTGGATATTATGATTGGTGACGGCCCTGCAGCACGTTCAATTAAGTTAGATTTACCGCCATTCACGCTTATAGGGGCGACCACTCGTGCTGGAGCACTAACATCACCACTGCGGGCGCGTTTTGGTATTCCACTGCGTTTAGAGTTTTACAATGTCAAAGATCTTACCACTATCGTGACACGCTCAGCGAATGTGATGGAGCTTGAGATTGATCAGCAAGGTGCGATTGAAATAGCCAAACGTTCACGAGGCACCCCGCGAATTGCTAATCGTCTATTACGCCGCGTTCGCGATTATGCGGAAGTCAAACATGATGGTAAAGTCACCCAAAAAGTTGCCGAATATGCGCTTGATTTACTTGATGTTGATGAGCAAGGTTTCGATTATTTAGACCGTAAACTCCTGCTGGCAATTATTGATAAATTTATGGGTGGTCCAGTAGGATTAGATAACCTTGCCGCCGCGATAGGTGAAGATAGAGAAACGATTGAAGATGTATTGGAGCCTTTTTTAATTCAACAAGGCTTTATTCAGCGCACACCTAGAGGACGTATCGCTTCTCAAAGAGCCTACGATCATTTTAGTTTGGTTAGACCTGAAAAAGCGTAA
- a CDS encoding YebC/PmpR family DNA-binding transcriptional regulator: MAGHSKWANIKHRKAAQDAKRGKLFTKFIRELTVAAREGGSDVDANPRLRAAVDKALSNNMTRDTVERAIKRGAGEIDGQQLETIIYEGYGPGGTAVMVETMTDNRNRTVSGVRNAFNKSGGNLGTDGSVAYLFTKSGIISYDTDIDEDSLIDSALDAGAEDVITHDDGSIDVFTTPETFGKVKDALDSASFGSVHAEVTMVASLKAELDADTAEKFLRLIDTLEDHDDVQEVYHNAEISDDVMQALDNA; the protein is encoded by the coding sequence ATGGCAGGACACAGTAAATGGGCCAATATAAAACATCGTAAAGCCGCACAAGATGCTAAACGCGGTAAGTTGTTTACCAAATTTATTCGAGAGCTTACTGTAGCAGCTCGCGAAGGCGGTTCAGATGTTGATGCTAACCCCAGATTACGCGCTGCAGTTGATAAAGCCTTATCCAATAATATGACCCGTGATACCGTTGAACGCGCCATAAAACGCGGTGCCGGTGAGATAGATGGTCAGCAACTAGAAACCATTATTTATGAAGGCTATGGTCCAGGTGGTACTGCGGTCATGGTTGAAACGATGACAGACAATCGTAATCGCACCGTTTCTGGTGTGCGTAATGCATTTAATAAGTCGGGTGGTAACTTGGGTACCGATGGTTCAGTGGCCTATTTATTTACTAAATCTGGCATTATTTCCTACGACACCGATATTGATGAAGATAGCCTAATCGACAGTGCATTAGACGCAGGCGCCGAAGATGTTATCACTCATGATGATGGGTCAATCGATGTATTCACCACTCCAGAGACCTTTGGCAAAGTCAAAGATGCACTTGATAGTGCTAGTTTTGGATCTGTTCATGCTGAAGTGACTATGGTTGCATCATTAAAAGCTGAACTTGATGCAGATACCGCCGAAAAATTTTTACGTTTAATCGATACCTTAGAAGACCATGATGATGTACAAGAGGTATATCATAATGCTGAGATATCAGATGACGTTATGCAAGCGTTAGACAACGCATGA
- the gloA gene encoding lactoylglutathione lyase, whose translation MSQLLHTMIRVGNLDRSIQFYTQVMGMKLLRQSENSEYKYTLAFVGFGEETTGQAVIELTYNWGTDTYDLGNGFGHLAIGEDDIYARCEAIAAAGGKITRAPGPVAGGKTEIAFVEDPDGYKIELIQKKSATEALG comes from the coding sequence ATGTCGCAATTACTTCATACGATGATCCGTGTAGGCAACCTAGATCGCAGCATTCAATTTTATACCCAAGTGATGGGAATGAAACTACTGCGTCAATCTGAAAACTCAGAATATAAATACACCCTAGCCTTTGTTGGTTTTGGTGAAGAAACCACAGGCCAAGCCGTTATCGAATTAACCTATAACTGGGGTACCGATACATACGATTTAGGCAATGGTTTTGGACATTTGGCCATAGGCGAAGACGATATTTATGCGCGCTGCGAAGCAATTGCTGCTGCTGGCGGTAAAATCACTCGAGCACCTGGCCCTGTTGCTGGCGGCAAAACTGAAATTGCGTTTGTCGAAGATCCAGACGGATACAAAATCGAATTAATTCAAAAAAAATCAGCAACTGAAGCACTTGGCTAA
- the ruvC gene encoding crossover junction endodeoxyribonuclease RuvC — MAIILGVDPGSRITGYGVIQCQGRQQIYLGSGCIRTSADELPQRLQQIYAGLCEIITQYQPDEFAIERVFMAKNADSALKLGQARGAAIVAATCAGLPVAEYSATQIKSAVVGTGRAQKTQVQHMIKQLLKLPASPQADAADALGVAICHFHTYQSLIAMGGKASSRTYGRYK, encoded by the coding sequence ATGGCCATTATTTTAGGAGTCGATCCCGGCTCCCGCATTACAGGCTACGGTGTGATCCAATGCCAAGGCCGTCAACAGATTTACCTTGGTAGCGGCTGTATTCGAACCTCTGCCGATGAATTACCACAACGATTACAACAAATTTACGCAGGCTTATGCGAAATAATTACTCAATATCAGCCGGATGAATTTGCTATTGAACGGGTATTTATGGCCAAAAATGCTGATTCAGCCCTAAAGCTTGGCCAAGCCAGAGGCGCGGCAATTGTTGCTGCTACGTGTGCTGGACTGCCCGTGGCGGAATATAGCGCAACCCAAATAAAAAGTGCTGTAGTGGGGACTGGCCGAGCTCAAAAAACGCAAGTTCAACATATGATTAAGCAACTACTCAAACTACCTGCTTCACCACAAGCTGACGCGGCTGATGCATTAGGAGTAGCAATATGCCATTTTCATACTTATCAAAGCCTTATCGCTATGGGTGGTAAAGCTAGCAGCAGAACATATGGAAGATACAAATGA
- a CDS encoding SDR family oxidoreductase — MSMNILVAGATGKTGQLLAQYLIEQGHKPIALVRESSDTSSLPQGVELRHGDLTDLETGLCDCMDAVIFAAGSGGSTGPEMTKKVDRDGAKRLIDLAKESGVKRFVMLSSIGADQSNPTGDMAPYLNAKHEADEYLKASGVTYSILRPVALTNKSRGTDVILGEDVDKSAKASRADVAHVLVEAATTGRYDGMVQNMQSA, encoded by the coding sequence ATGAGCATGAACATTCTTGTCGCCGGTGCCACCGGCAAAACGGGCCAGCTTCTGGCCCAGTACCTGATAGAACAGGGCCATAAGCCGATAGCGCTGGTTCGCGAAAGTTCGGATACCAGTTCACTGCCCCAAGGCGTAGAGCTGCGCCATGGTGACTTGACCGACCTGGAAACCGGCCTGTGCGACTGCATGGATGCGGTGATCTTTGCCGCTGGCTCGGGAGGAAGCACGGGCCCTGAAATGACCAAAAAAGTGGATCGGGACGGCGCTAAGCGACTGATTGATCTGGCGAAGGAATCTGGCGTGAAGCGTTTCGTGATGCTCAGCTCGATCGGCGCAGATCAATCCAATCCCACCGGCGACATGGCCCCTTACCTGAATGCCAAACACGAAGCGGACGAATACCTCAAGGCTTCCGGAGTAACCTACTCGATCCTGCGCCCTGTGGCATTGACCAACAAGAGCCGCGGCACGGATGTGATCCTAGGTGAGGACGTCGACAAATCGGCCAAAGCATCTCGAGCGGATGTGGCCCATGTACTGGTGGAGGCCGCTACTACAGGCCGTTACGACGGTATGGTGCAGAATATGCAATCAGCCTGA
- a CDS encoding NAD-dependent succinate-semialdehyde dehydrogenase, translating into MSTITTINPATEKEIHTYDIMTEKQATDRLESCHGAFLQWRELTHQERAPYLKMIAQKLLDNTDELAALMTNETGKLLKDGHVEVELCAAIFNYTAENGLDVLADEDREQALNGKRGVISYQPIGVIYSIQPWNFPLYQPVRVLASNLMAGNGCILKHASICTGSGLRLRELCIEAGLPEDLFQVLVIDHDTSDKLIAHPKVRGVTMTGSDGAGRHIGAVAAKELKKTVLELGSNDAYLVLEDADIETAVKFSVMGRLYNNGETCVSAKRFIVTDKVYDDFVEAFVAQMQKINMGDPTDKNTQLGPLSSQEQFDTVKEQVDASVAKGAKILCGGEVPNRTGAYYPATVLADLTPGMPAYDDEIFGPVASIIRASDDEDAMRLANDSRYGLGGGIFSKDEERALKLARDDFDTGMIRINSFGAADPNMPFGGVKNSGYGREHGGFGMKEFVNVKSIFLP; encoded by the coding sequence ATGTCGACAATCACCACCATTAATCCCGCGACCGAAAAAGAAATCCATACCTACGACATCATGACCGAAAAGCAGGCGACGGATCGGCTTGAGTCCTGCCATGGGGCATTTCTGCAATGGCGCGAACTGACCCATCAGGAACGGGCCCCCTACCTCAAGATGATCGCTCAAAAGTTGCTCGACAATACCGATGAATTGGCCGCTTTGATGACCAACGAAACCGGCAAGCTCCTTAAGGATGGACACGTTGAGGTCGAACTCTGTGCAGCTATCTTTAATTACACCGCTGAAAATGGACTCGACGTGCTGGCCGATGAAGATCGCGAGCAAGCACTCAACGGTAAACGCGGCGTCATCAGTTATCAGCCCATCGGCGTTATCTACTCAATTCAGCCTTGGAACTTTCCCCTTTACCAGCCGGTTCGTGTACTGGCATCCAATCTGATGGCTGGTAATGGCTGTATTCTGAAGCACGCTAGCATCTGCACCGGATCCGGTCTACGTTTGCGTGAATTATGCATTGAGGCCGGCTTGCCCGAGGACCTGTTCCAGGTTTTGGTGATTGACCACGACACCAGCGACAAGCTGATAGCCCACCCTAAGGTCCGTGGTGTCACAATGACCGGCAGCGATGGCGCTGGGCGACACATCGGTGCTGTGGCCGCCAAAGAATTAAAGAAGACGGTACTCGAACTGGGCTCGAATGACGCTTACCTGGTGCTTGAGGATGCCGATATCGAAACCGCCGTAAAATTTTCGGTAATGGGTCGACTTTACAACAACGGAGAGACCTGCGTTTCTGCCAAGCGGTTCATCGTGACCGATAAGGTCTATGACGACTTTGTCGAGGCTTTCGTCGCCCAAATGCAAAAGATCAACATGGGTGACCCCACCGATAAGAATACCCAGCTTGGCCCGCTTTCCAGCCAGGAGCAGTTTGACACCGTCAAGGAGCAGGTGGATGCCAGCGTCGCCAAGGGTGCAAAAATCCTCTGCGGTGGTGAAGTACCAAACCGCACGGGTGCCTATTATCCAGCCACTGTGCTAGCAGACCTCACGCCAGGAATGCCGGCCTACGACGATGAAATCTTCGGACCTGTCGCGTCGATTATCCGCGCCAGTGATGATGAGGACGCCATGCGGCTGGCTAATGACAGCCGCTATGGACTCGGCGGTGGGATCTTTTCAAAGGACGAGGAGCGTGCCCTCAAACTGGCGCGCGATGACTTCGACACAGGCATGATCCGTATTAATTCGTTTGGGGCTGCTGATCCGAATATGCCATTTGGCGGGGTCAAGAATTCTGGGTACGGACGTGAACACGGTGGCTTTGGTATGAAGGAATTCGTCAACGTAAAGTCGATTTTTCTGCCCTGA
- a CDS encoding electron transport complex subunit E, protein MSKYSEIAAQGLWKNNPGLVQLLGLCPLLAVTATITNALGLGVATLLVLVGSNILVSLVRDFVPKEIRIPVFVMIIAALVTCVQLLINAYAYNLYLSLGIFLPLIVTNCVIIGRAEAFASRNSLAHSAFDGLMMGLGFTAVLVVLGASRELLGQGTLFGGADLLLGDWASVLTIHVWHVDTPFLLAMLPPGAFIGMGLLIALKNVIDSRVNALQPKVESVSVTRARITKVN, encoded by the coding sequence ATGAGTAAATATAGTGAAATTGCAGCTCAAGGACTATGGAAAAATAACCCGGGATTAGTACAATTATTAGGGTTATGTCCGCTACTAGCCGTTACCGCAACAATCACCAATGCATTGGGTTTGGGCGTCGCGACGTTGTTGGTATTAGTTGGATCCAATATTTTAGTCTCCTTGGTACGTGATTTTGTGCCTAAAGAAATTCGTATCCCCGTGTTTGTCATGATCATTGCCGCGCTTGTTACTTGCGTGCAATTACTGATCAATGCTTATGCCTATAATTTATATTTGTCATTGGGTATTTTCTTACCGCTGATTGTAACCAACTGCGTCATTATCGGCCGCGCAGAAGCATTTGCCTCGCGTAACTCATTAGCGCATTCGGCATTCGATGGATTAATGATGGGCTTAGGCTTTACCGCTGTACTGGTTGTTTTAGGTGCTAGCCGCGAATTGCTCGGCCAAGGAACGTTATTTGGCGGTGCAGATTTACTATTAGGTGATTGGGCAAGTGTGTTAACCATTCATGTATGGCATGTGGACACGCCATTTTTATTGGCTATGTTGCCGCCGGGTGCTTTTATTGGCATGGGATTATTAATAGCCCTTAAAAATGTCATCGATAGCCGAGTTAACGCCCTGCAACCTAAGGTAGAAAGTGTTAGCGTAACGCGTGCGCGGATCACTAAAGTCAACTAA
- the nth gene encoding endonuclease III → MNKDKRQQILNRLRDNNPKPETELNFSSPFELLVAVTLSAQATDVSVNKATDKLFPVANTPQAIYDLGVDGLKQYIKTIGLYNNKAVNVINACKMLVDLHGGEVPENREALEALPGVGRKTANVVLNTAFGWPTIAVDTHIFRLANRTKFAPGKNVDQVELNMLKVVPSEFKVDVHHWFILHGRYTCLARKPRCGSCIIEDLCEFKDKTE, encoded by the coding sequence ATGAATAAAGATAAGCGACAACAAATACTCAACAGATTAAGAGACAATAATCCTAAGCCTGAAACTGAACTGAACTTTTCTAGTCCATTTGAGTTATTAGTTGCTGTCACGCTATCAGCACAAGCAACCGATGTCAGTGTCAACAAGGCAACTGATAAGTTGTTTCCTGTTGCCAATACGCCTCAAGCAATCTATGACTTAGGCGTTGATGGGCTTAAGCAATACATCAAAACCATTGGCTTATACAATAACAAAGCCGTTAATGTGATTAACGCCTGTAAAATGCTGGTTGATTTACATGGTGGCGAAGTACCCGAGAATCGAGAAGCATTAGAAGCTTTACCTGGAGTGGGACGAAAAACGGCCAATGTAGTACTCAATACCGCCTTTGGCTGGCCCACTATTGCCGTTGACACGCATATTTTTCGGCTAGCAAATCGAACTAAGTTTGCTCCCGGCAAAAATGTCGACCAAGTTGAACTGAATATGCTTAAAGTGGTGCCGAGCGAGTTTAAAGTGGATGTACATCATTGGTTTATTCTTCACGGACGTTACACTTGCTTAGCCAGAAAACCCCGTTGCGGTTCTTGTATTATCGAAGACCTGTGTGAGTTTAAAGATAAAACTGAATAG
- the ruvA gene encoding Holliday junction branch migration protein RuvA, whose product MIGRLSGILVEKQAPEVVLDVNGVGYELQVPMTSFYELPGLNQAAMLFTHFVVREDAQLLYGFITKQERALFRLLIKTNGVGPKLALTILSGMTASEFVSCVERDDIATLVKLPGVGKKTAERLVIEMRDKLKSLLEASAGSEREFMLQSNYTPAAPVDSAEEDAISALLSLGYKPAQASKSVSAAFKEGMSSETLIKAALKSML is encoded by the coding sequence ATGATAGGTCGTTTAAGCGGTATTTTAGTTGAAAAACAAGCGCCTGAAGTGGTGCTTGATGTCAATGGCGTTGGTTACGAATTACAAGTGCCGATGACCAGCTTTTATGAATTACCAGGGTTAAATCAAGCTGCGATGTTATTTACTCATTTTGTGGTGCGTGAAGATGCGCAGTTACTTTATGGTTTTATCACAAAACAAGAGCGTGCATTATTCCGATTATTGATTAAAACCAATGGCGTTGGGCCTAAATTGGCATTAACGATTTTGTCGGGTATGACTGCATCTGAGTTCGTGTCATGTGTTGAACGAGATGACATTGCCACCTTAGTTAAACTGCCAGGTGTCGGTAAGAAAACCGCAGAGCGTTTAGTGATTGAAATGCGTGACAAGCTTAAAAGTTTACTTGAAGCTTCTGCAGGCTCGGAGCGCGAGTTTATGCTGCAAAGTAATTATACTCCAGCTGCCCCAGTTGATAGTGCAGAAGAAGATGCAATTTCAGCTTTATTGTCGTTAGGCTATAAGCCTGCTCAGGCCAGTAAGTCGGTTTCTGCGGCTTTTAAAGAAGGCATGAGCTCAGAAACGCTAATTAAAGCTGCATTAAAATCAATGCTATAA
- the rsxG gene encoding electron transport complex subunit RsxG produces MSILTTNPMIKNGLLLGLFALCCTGLVALVNALTSDTILLQQQKQLTLTLNQIVPTELYDNVLSEKCILVNSPELLGTKADLPAYLAYKNELPVAIAIEAIAPDGYNGEIKLIIGVDNQGKILGVRTLSHQETPGLGDKIELRKSDWVTHFSGKLFKDNSNMWKVKKDGGQFDQFTGATITPRAYVKAIANALTFVEQHRQALYQSHYVCEANHE; encoded by the coding sequence ATGTCTATTTTAACAACTAACCCGATGATTAAAAATGGCCTATTACTTGGCCTATTTGCCTTATGTTGCACTGGCCTAGTTGCGTTAGTGAACGCGTTAACCAGTGACACCATATTATTGCAACAACAAAAACAATTAACCTTAACGCTTAACCAAATTGTGCCGACTGAGTTATACGATAATGTACTCAGTGAAAAATGCATTTTGGTTAACTCCCCGGAACTGTTAGGCACTAAAGCTGACTTACCAGCATACCTTGCTTATAAAAATGAACTCCCCGTAGCCATCGCGATTGAAGCTATTGCACCAGATGGTTATAACGGAGAAATAAAACTCATTATTGGTGTAGATAACCAAGGTAAAATATTAGGTGTTCGTACCCTTTCCCATCAAGAAACCCCGGGGCTTGGTGATAAAATTGAACTGCGAAAATCGGATTGGGTCACTCATTTCAGTGGTAAGTTATTTAAAGACAACAGCAATATGTGGAAAGTAAAGAAAGATGGTGGTCAATTTGACCAATTTACGGGTGCCACTATTACTCCACGCGCTTACGTTAAAGCGATTGCCAATGCACTGACATTTGTTGAACAACATCGCCAAGCACTTTATCAAAGTCATTATGTCTGTGAGGCCAACCATGAGTAA
- a CDS encoding SDR family oxidoreductase, whose protein sequence is MSEINSKVVIITGASSGLGRATALRLAKGGAKLVLAARREERLVELRDTIKDQGGEAIYQVTDVTDRAQVESLAKAAKEAYGRIDVLVNNAGLMPLSPLDELKVDEWEKMIDVNIKGVLYGIAAVLPTMREQHVGHIINLSSIAGHKVFPASAVYSATKFAVKAISEGMRQEGNGEIRSTNISPGAVATELTSKISDPDTAKGVDEMYEMAIDPDAIARAIAYAIEQPTDVDVNEIIIRPTRQPL, encoded by the coding sequence ATGTCAGAGATCAATAGCAAAGTCGTTATCATTACCGGTGCCAGCAGTGGTCTGGGTAGAGCCACAGCACTACGCTTGGCAAAGGGTGGCGCCAAACTGGTGCTTGCTGCCCGCCGCGAGGAACGCCTTGTGGAGCTGCGTGACACGATTAAGGATCAGGGTGGTGAAGCTATTTATCAGGTTACCGACGTCACTGACCGCGCTCAGGTCGAGTCGCTGGCCAAGGCCGCGAAGGAAGCGTATGGCCGCATCGACGTGCTGGTCAACAACGCTGGTCTGATGCCGCTATCGCCCCTCGATGAACTCAAGGTCGACGAGTGGGAGAAGATGATTGACGTCAATATCAAAGGCGTGCTCTACGGCATTGCCGCGGTGCTGCCGACCATGCGCGAGCAGCATGTCGGCCACATTATTAATCTCTCGTCGATAGCCGGACATAAGGTCTTTCCCGCGTCCGCCGTTTATTCCGCTACCAAGTTTGCCGTGAAGGCGATATCAGAAGGCATGCGTCAGGAAGGCAATGGGGAAATCCGCTCCACCAATATTTCGCCTGGGGCCGTGGCGACCGAGCTGACCAGTAAAATCAGCGATCCCGATACTGCCAAGGGTGTTGATGAAATGTACGAGATGGCCATTGACCCTGATGCGATTGCGCGAGCAATTGCTTATGCCATTGAGCAGCCGACAGATGTTGATGTCAACGAGATTATCATCCGCCCCACTAGGCAGCCGCTCTAA